One window from the genome of Streptomyces cadmiisoli encodes:
- a CDS encoding ATP/GTP-binding protein: MDAAAPNLTGQAGESVTGTVFALFTGLIETAGRVAAHWWAFAAGVIAVWAAGEVVVRRLARKASAERMALELTASRHFDPALEEIFRRGVQLARASTSMPWWAPRRAKAVQIRLRADGTSPLMYRVEGPAGGERLLSITPFGPAVIVHRARPLADKPRKHVVRAEFILRGRPTAPLRDVPLQPDPLQPLVDAVCDLRAELGDLAEIRLDIQRAPKWVLRARRLQLMGQARRMERRETQRAARWAREDAGTIRDSLTWQLQQLVGGKHGGGTSGGGNRVVMPPVPRRVEAADALGKLAEDDHLVRVQLLVMCASNTQGRAQARLAQMQAALDVFGGGSRWAMRGLRVGPWRFGADRWPSRRSFERRWRLGHCQPPRPNWVRLDEVTGLLKPPTVHCRLPLLAADLPAFAHGDPGLLLQGIHRGPDGRRRLVATYAEETLFEVGVGKAGGGKTERALAQAVGWAHAGGGLLFVDPHRDSWPRAVPFLAHETLMQRIALIDLNSGGAATRVSSWNPIGMHHGQAAHEVVETTADAYAAALAWDDATAPRALTILTAALTVLVTVNEAACTAGRPGDQATLFHVRSLLTDESFRTAALAAVQERLDAETRSWWQTVFPTLPADSFVVVLNPLARLAANPVTRAFLGQGAGVYDIRAAMDSRMIVWVCPGGNGPTDRLITALLARDLLRAVRSRRDTPEKQRVPFRAYFDELITLTGAAPETIAAMFEDFRKYKVHVHGMTQLLARLPGPVRLSLVQNASTLATTAGSHTAIAPITAEWGEKPSPHIVAALDRYEHYISLTVRGRRTGPLQITGPHLDDVFADQARPHQAAALRRAARTNADAQPMAEHAARASTQLGRVHAFLTQHPTADPAGARRDTSKGYQ, translated from the coding sequence GTGGACGCCGCAGCTCCGAACTTGACCGGCCAGGCCGGCGAATCGGTCACCGGCACGGTGTTCGCACTGTTCACGGGCCTCATCGAGACGGCCGGCCGGGTTGCCGCCCACTGGTGGGCGTTCGCGGCGGGCGTCATCGCCGTGTGGGCGGCGGGCGAGGTGGTGGTGCGCCGCCTGGCGCGGAAGGCCTCGGCTGAGCGGATGGCCCTGGAACTGACCGCGTCGCGGCACTTCGACCCCGCTCTGGAGGAGATCTTTCGCCGCGGGGTGCAGTTGGCTCGGGCGTCGACGAGCATGCCGTGGTGGGCTCCGCGCCGGGCGAAGGCGGTGCAGATCCGGCTGCGCGCGGATGGTACGTCGCCACTTATGTACCGCGTTGAGGGCCCGGCCGGCGGGGAACGGCTCTTGTCGATCACTCCGTTCGGGCCGGCCGTCATCGTGCACCGGGCCCGTCCCCTTGCGGATAAGCCCCGAAAGCACGTGGTGCGGGCCGAGTTCATCCTGCGGGGCAGGCCCACCGCACCCCTGCGGGACGTTCCGCTGCAGCCGGACCCGCTGCAGCCGCTGGTCGATGCTGTCTGCGACCTGCGCGCGGAGCTGGGTGATCTGGCGGAGATCCGGCTCGACATCCAGCGGGCTCCCAAGTGGGTCCTGCGGGCGCGTCGCCTGCAGCTGATGGGCCAGGCCCGGCGCATGGAACGGAGGGAGACGCAGCGGGCCGCCCGGTGGGCTCGCGAGGATGCGGGCACCATCCGGGACTCACTGACCTGGCAGCTGCAGCAGCTCGTCGGCGGTAAACACGGCGGTGGGACAAGCGGTGGTGGCAATCGTGTGGTCATGCCGCCCGTCCCACGCCGGGTGGAGGCGGCCGACGCGCTGGGCAAACTGGCCGAGGACGACCATCTGGTACGGGTGCAGCTGCTGGTGATGTGCGCGTCGAACACACAAGGACGCGCGCAGGCCAGGCTGGCGCAGATGCAGGCCGCGTTGGATGTGTTCGGTGGCGGGTCGCGGTGGGCGATGCGTGGGCTGCGAGTGGGCCCGTGGCGCTTCGGCGCGGACCGCTGGCCCAGTCGGCGTTCTTTCGAGCGCCGCTGGCGGCTGGGGCACTGCCAGCCGCCGCGTCCCAACTGGGTGCGCCTGGACGAGGTGACCGGGCTGCTCAAACCGCCGACGGTGCACTGCCGGCTGCCGCTGCTGGCAGCTGATCTGCCGGCCTTCGCGCACGGGGATCCCGGGCTGCTGCTGCAGGGCATCCATCGCGGACCGGACGGGCGACGCCGCCTGGTGGCCACCTACGCTGAGGAGACCTTGTTCGAGGTCGGGGTGGGCAAGGCCGGCGGAGGCAAGACCGAACGTGCCCTGGCGCAAGCGGTCGGCTGGGCGCATGCCGGGGGCGGACTGTTGTTCGTCGACCCCCACCGCGATTCCTGGCCCCGTGCTGTGCCCTTCCTCGCCCATGAGACGCTGATGCAGCGGATCGCGCTGATCGACCTCAACTCGGGCGGGGCTGCGACCCGGGTGAGTTCGTGGAATCCGATCGGCATGCACCACGGCCAGGCCGCGCACGAGGTCGTCGAGACGACCGCCGATGCCTATGCCGCCGCGCTCGCCTGGGACGACGCCACAGCTCCCCGCGCCCTGACCATCCTCACGGCCGCGCTGACGGTGCTGGTGACGGTCAACGAGGCCGCATGCACTGCAGGGCGGCCCGGGGACCAGGCCACCCTCTTTCACGTGCGATCCCTGCTGACCGACGAATCGTTTCGCACCGCGGCACTCGCCGCCGTGCAGGAACGGCTGGACGCGGAGACCCGTTCCTGGTGGCAGACCGTGTTCCCCACTCTGCCAGCCGACAGCTTCGTCGTCGTCCTCAACCCCCTCGCGCGCTTGGCCGCCAACCCGGTCACCCGCGCCTTCCTCGGCCAGGGCGCCGGCGTCTACGACATCCGCGCCGCCATGGACTCCCGCATGATCGTGTGGGTGTGCCCGGGTGGCAACGGGCCCACCGACCGGCTCATCACCGCACTCCTCGCCCGTGACCTGCTGCGGGCTGTCCGCTCCCGCCGTGACACCCCGGAGAAGCAACGGGTTCCGTTCCGCGCCTACTTCGACGAACTGATCACCCTCACCGGCGCGGCGCCCGAAACCATCGCCGCCATGTTCGAGGACTTCCGCAAGTACAAGGTCCACGTCCACGGCATGACCCAGCTCCTGGCCCGCCTGCCCGGCCCGGTGCGGCTGTCATTGGTGCAGAACGCGTCCACTCTGGCGACCACCGCCGGTTCCCATACCGCGATCGCACCGATCACCGCGGAATGGGGTGAGAAGCCCAGCCCGCACATCGTCGCCGCCCTGGACCGGTACGAGCACTACATCTCGCTCACCGTCCGCGGCCGCCGCACCGGCCCGCTCCAGATCACCGGCCCTCATCTCGACGACGTCTTCGCCGACCAGGCCCGCCCCCACCAGGCCGCCGCCCTCCGGCGTGCCGCCCGCACCAACGCCGACGCCCAGCCGATGGCCGAGCACGCCGCGCGGGCGAGCACTCAGCTCGGTCGGGTCCACGCCTTCCTCACCCAGCACCCGACTGCCGACCCGGCCGGCGCACGCCGCGACACCTCGAAGGGATACCAGTGA
- a CDS encoding NUDIX hydrolase, which produces MSEYVARVDERDEVIALVDRREAIRRGWLHRVATIVCRDLAGRILVHRRPDGTSLFPGQLNWMLGGAVDVGESYEDAAARELAEELGVHSSPRFVFKFLCAGAISPYWMGLHETVVTQTVRPDAAEVAWHTWLTEPELADLVRDQAFVPDAREAFDRYRSLQRQVDTG; this is translated from the coding sequence ATGAGCGAGTATGTCGCACGGGTGGACGAGCGTGACGAGGTCATCGCGCTCGTGGACAGGAGGGAGGCGATCCGCCGCGGGTGGCTGCACCGCGTCGCGACCATCGTGTGCCGTGATCTTGCAGGGCGGATCCTTGTCCACCGCCGCCCCGACGGCACCTCGCTCTTTCCCGGGCAGCTCAACTGGATGCTCGGCGGCGCCGTGGACGTCGGCGAGTCGTATGAAGACGCCGCCGCACGTGAGTTGGCGGAGGAACTCGGAGTTCATTCCAGTCCTCGATTCGTATTCAAGTTCTTGTGCGCGGGTGCTATCAGCCCGTACTGGATGGGCCTGCACGAGACGGTTGTCACGCAGACCGTCCGGCCGGACGCCGCGGAGGTCGCCTGGCACACCTGGCTGACCGAGCCCGAACTGGCCGACCTGGTCCGTGACCAGGCCTTCGTTCCAGACGCCCGCGAAGCCTTCGACCGCTACCGCAGCCTCCAGCGGCAGGTTGACACCGGCTGA
- a CDS encoding NlpC/P60 family protein — translation MRRRRPGRWGCVIVLLLFTAVCCAAPVSNAISAYVALHTARQDTAQTAESGSVSDIPARMLAAYKKAATLVRRHVPDCRGMRWPILAGIAKVESHHATGRTITTSGDIRPRIYGVLLNGSGAGGNTTVFPDTDKGRWDGTDTGERAVGPFQFLPSTWDGAGRDANGDKKADPHNADDAALGAAVYLCGGGRDLTQRGQLKAALFQYNRSSAYVANVLGRIDQYTAAAKDPGLKNVTGKVRTVIEAALSQRGVPYSWGGGNATGRSYGICCTPSGKSGAHIKGFDCSGLTTYAYAKVGVQLPRTAAAQAGVGRRIPAGLGTGALEPGDLVFFAYAPGRDSTIYHVGIYVGSGQMVNAPRPDTVVRVDTVDAMSGYAGGARLL, via the coding sequence ATGCGCCGACGGCGTCCGGGGCGCTGGGGTTGTGTGATCGTGCTGCTGCTGTTCACCGCCGTGTGCTGCGCGGCTCCGGTATCGAACGCGATCAGCGCGTACGTGGCACTCCATACCGCACGCCAGGACACGGCCCAGACGGCCGAGAGCGGCTCGGTGTCGGACATTCCCGCCCGGATGCTGGCCGCCTACAAGAAGGCCGCCACACTTGTGCGCCGGCACGTGCCTGACTGCCGGGGCATGCGCTGGCCGATCCTGGCCGGGATCGCCAAGGTCGAGTCCCATCACGCCACCGGACGAACCATCACCACGTCCGGAGACATCCGCCCGCGGATCTACGGGGTCCTCCTCAACGGCTCCGGAGCCGGTGGCAACACCACCGTGTTCCCCGACACCGACAAGGGCCGCTGGGACGGCACCGACACCGGAGAACGCGCCGTCGGCCCGTTCCAGTTCCTGCCCTCCACCTGGGATGGCGCCGGACGGGACGCGAACGGGGACAAGAAGGCCGACCCGCACAACGCCGACGACGCCGCGCTCGGTGCAGCCGTGTATCTGTGCGGTGGAGGCCGTGACCTCACCCAGCGAGGCCAGCTCAAGGCCGCGCTCTTCCAGTACAACCGCTCGAGTGCGTACGTCGCCAACGTCCTGGGGCGGATCGACCAGTACACGGCAGCCGCGAAGGACCCGGGTCTGAAAAACGTGACCGGCAAGGTCCGTACCGTCATCGAGGCGGCCCTGTCCCAGCGGGGCGTGCCGTATTCGTGGGGTGGCGGCAACGCGACCGGTAGGTCCTACGGGATCTGTTGCACACCCAGCGGCAAGAGCGGCGCGCACATCAAAGGCTTCGACTGCTCGGGCCTGACCACCTACGCCTACGCCAAAGTGGGCGTGCAACTGCCGCGCACCGCGGCCGCTCAGGCCGGCGTGGGCAGGCGTATCCCCGCAGGACTTGGCACCGGCGCGCTCGAGCCGGGTGATCTGGTGTTCTTCGCGTACGCGCCGGGCCGCGACTCGACCATCTACCACGTCGGGATCTACGTCGGCAGCGGCCAGATGGTCAACGCACCCCGGCCGGACACGGTCGTTCGGGTTGACACGGTCGACGCGATGTCCGGCTATGCGGGAGGAGCCAGGCTGCTATGA
- a CDS encoding ATP-binding protein — protein sequence MKVPIRHIAGHLLWSTHGAVWAVYRLHPGPDVHGQRVETVQGTYVPAAVRDEQLSKITHLVRSLSGAPRLFGLCAQADPGEIALRMIEGIEPAGPAPGAEEHPWVENVEATLDLLDEQEMHRRTLWLTVPLQTEMTGLQVSAALGAAWVEFSALLGMRPSPVARREVTAYRAQASRVEAALTGGVAFRPARPAEIVWMIQHALRRGLAEPLLSEAETSVLFGGHVHDGVLRSPSYADLGQVRLQEGGIDPVLDDADDVKATGQVTRSGRRAWWRQSTGSPLRRRWLQVESDAGVGYQAQLALAECPPAVSQDSADLFAQLETLDFPVDYTIDLTLVPADKAREQVRRKKTELVDQADQYDARPTGMPASLTDAARDLGELDARLSRTSVEVEVQSVTVLTVWGPNAAVCDARARALAALLGGADYRAVRPAGLQEALFTVGLPGAVRPGAVREFTQHQVSEDWALGGAFTASEVGDPNGMFLGIDLDCGTTRPVMINVADAPKVDASASMGIVGDLGAGKSVLQKLITDAVWARGGCAICIDRTPVREWATFARTAARGRVQIVDAAQAEVSIDPLRVFHGPAGRHYALSYLTLQLGIGPMSTSGEVLHHAVEQAATSDAPSMQRVLEVLEDMAAGKAGRRQDAAATLAGLVHVVATNPLAAMVFDPALPSVRLDASSASDMIVITTTGLKLPPKTAFDKPEVLHQQPLEALIGRAVLYLIAALARQTAFENPERFTAVVLDELYWLTSSAEGTALVHEILHDGRKHGAGLIAGSHDAEELGPDRGLMAYRALARTTDRERARRGLEFIGLDPTDPELLRLVTTGLSPVGQRGREGEFLITGPRQNTGRVKVVIPRIERIAASITTTPGHRTSTPPSAALTDDPAGDPAKEHIS from the coding sequence GTGAAGGTGCCGATCCGTCACATCGCCGGCCACCTGCTCTGGTCGACGCACGGCGCGGTGTGGGCTGTCTACCGGCTGCATCCCGGACCCGACGTGCACGGTCAGCGCGTGGAAACCGTCCAGGGCACCTACGTGCCGGCCGCGGTCCGTGACGAGCAACTCTCCAAGATCACTCACCTGGTCCGTTCTCTGTCCGGGGCACCACGCCTGTTCGGGCTGTGTGCGCAAGCGGACCCCGGCGAGATCGCCTTGCGCATGATCGAAGGAATCGAGCCTGCCGGGCCGGCACCCGGTGCGGAAGAGCACCCGTGGGTGGAGAACGTCGAGGCGACGCTGGATCTGCTGGACGAGCAGGAGATGCACCGCCGCACCTTGTGGCTGACCGTGCCCTTGCAGACCGAGATGACCGGCCTGCAGGTCTCCGCCGCCCTCGGCGCGGCCTGGGTGGAGTTTTCCGCGTTGCTGGGCATGCGACCGTCGCCGGTGGCCCGGCGTGAGGTGACCGCCTACCGGGCTCAGGCCTCGCGGGTGGAGGCCGCACTCACCGGCGGGGTCGCTTTTCGCCCGGCCCGCCCGGCGGAGATCGTGTGGATGATCCAGCACGCGCTCCGTCGTGGTCTGGCCGAGCCGTTGCTGTCCGAGGCAGAGACGAGCGTGTTGTTCGGCGGGCACGTCCACGATGGTGTGCTGCGCTCGCCCAGCTACGCCGACCTTGGCCAAGTTCGCCTGCAGGAAGGTGGCATCGACCCGGTCCTCGACGATGCCGATGACGTCAAGGCCACGGGTCAGGTCACGCGGTCGGGACGGCGAGCCTGGTGGCGGCAGAGCACCGGGTCCCCTTTGCGCAGGCGCTGGCTGCAGGTCGAGTCGGATGCCGGGGTGGGCTATCAGGCGCAACTGGCGCTGGCCGAATGCCCGCCCGCGGTCAGCCAGGACAGCGCCGATCTGTTTGCTCAGCTGGAGACGCTGGACTTTCCTGTCGACTACACCATCGATCTCACTCTCGTGCCGGCGGACAAGGCCCGTGAGCAGGTGCGGCGGAAGAAGACCGAACTGGTCGACCAGGCCGACCAGTACGACGCCCGCCCCACCGGCATGCCTGCCTCGCTGACGGACGCCGCCCGCGACCTGGGCGAGTTGGACGCCCGGCTGTCGCGCACTTCCGTCGAGGTCGAGGTGCAGTCGGTGACCGTGCTCACGGTGTGGGGCCCGAACGCCGCGGTCTGCGACGCACGCGCCCGCGCGCTGGCGGCGCTGCTCGGCGGCGCCGACTACCGCGCCGTCCGCCCCGCCGGTCTGCAGGAAGCCTTGTTCACGGTGGGGCTTCCCGGCGCGGTGCGGCCGGGTGCGGTCCGGGAGTTCACCCAGCACCAGGTCTCCGAGGACTGGGCTTTGGGCGGCGCCTTCACCGCTTCGGAGGTCGGCGACCCGAACGGCATGTTCCTCGGCATCGACCTGGACTGCGGCACCACCCGCCCCGTGATGATCAACGTGGCGGACGCGCCCAAGGTCGACGCGTCTGCGTCGATGGGCATCGTCGGGGACCTCGGCGCCGGCAAGAGCGTGCTGCAGAAGCTGATCACGGATGCCGTGTGGGCGCGCGGTGGCTGCGCCATCTGCATCGACCGCACCCCCGTTCGCGAGTGGGCCACTTTCGCTCGCACCGCGGCGAGGGGCCGCGTCCAGATCGTCGACGCCGCCCAGGCCGAGGTGTCCATCGACCCGCTGCGCGTGTTCCACGGGCCCGCGGGCCGCCACTACGCCCTGTCCTACCTGACCCTGCAGCTCGGTATCGGTCCGATGAGTACCAGCGGCGAGGTCCTGCACCATGCCGTCGAGCAGGCCGCAACCAGTGACGCACCCTCGATGCAGCGGGTACTGGAGGTTCTTGAGGACATGGCCGCCGGGAAGGCGGGCAGGCGGCAGGACGCGGCCGCCACCCTCGCCGGACTGGTCCACGTGGTGGCCACCAACCCGCTGGCGGCAATGGTGTTCGACCCGGCCCTTCCTTCGGTCCGGCTGGACGCCTCCAGCGCCTCGGACATGATCGTGATCACCACGACGGGGCTGAAGCTGCCGCCGAAGACGGCGTTCGACAAGCCGGAGGTCTTGCACCAGCAGCCGCTGGAGGCACTGATCGGGCGCGCGGTGCTCTACCTGATCGCTGCACTCGCCCGGCAGACAGCTTTCGAAAATCCGGAGCGGTTCACGGCCGTCGTCCTCGACGAGTTGTACTGGCTCACCTCGTCCGCCGAGGGCACCGCCCTGGTCCACGAAATCCTCCATGACGGCCGCAAGCACGGCGCCGGCCTGATCGCCGGATCCCACGACGCGGAGGAACTAGGCCCCGACCGCGGCCTGATGGCGTACCGCGCGCTCGCCCGCACCACCGACCGGGAACGCGCCCGCCGCGGTCTGGAATTCATCGGACTCGACCCGACCGATCCTGAACTGCTGCGGCTGGTGACCACCGGACTGTCCCCTGTCGGCCAACGCGGACGCGAAGGGGAGTTCCTGATCACCGGCCCGCGGCAGAACACGGGCCGGGTCAAGGTCGTCATCCCCCGCATCGAGCGCATCGCCGCCTCCATCACCACCACCCCAGGACACCGCACCTCCACGCCGCCTTCAGCGGCGCTCACCGATGACCCAGCTGGTGATCCGGCAAAGGAACACATCTCATGA
- a CDS encoding conjugal transfer protein → MSPGKQVSQSEAVTIAGARLKGMRRRVRLSRLALLTAIAAGPLALGVSVWPGPATVAAAPSTKPATVRTAAVAADPAGYAQVFVSAWLRSSVDDTTTAQARLAQSMAPDVELPDLAAGAQGAPESVTAVRSAQHGAGVWSVTLAAQYPGGSVRYYAVPVVVDGAGASFAVAGQPGVVAGPGRATTPKSPYAVTVPPGSALSSTVEEFLAAYLAGAGEVDRYLAPGVKPSLVSPVPYSGVTVRQVSAVDESAAGRVPADGTRVRVRAEVEAADASGRWPLAYELSLAARAGRWEITATRARIDGARDGGARP, encoded by the coding sequence ATGTCTCCTGGCAAGCAGGTCTCGCAGAGCGAGGCTGTGACGATTGCGGGGGCCCGGCTGAAGGGGATGCGCCGTCGCGTGCGTCTGTCCCGGCTGGCGCTGTTGACCGCGATCGCGGCTGGTCCCCTCGCGCTGGGCGTCAGCGTGTGGCCCGGTCCGGCAACCGTGGCGGCTGCCCCTTCCACGAAGCCCGCCACCGTGCGGACGGCGGCAGTAGCGGCCGACCCGGCGGGATATGCGCAAGTGTTCGTCAGCGCGTGGCTGCGCAGCAGCGTTGACGATACGACGACTGCGCAGGCACGGCTTGCGCAGTCGATGGCACCGGACGTCGAACTGCCCGACCTGGCCGCCGGTGCGCAGGGAGCGCCGGAGTCTGTGACCGCGGTGCGCAGTGCGCAGCACGGCGCTGGTGTGTGGTCGGTGACGCTGGCTGCGCAGTATCCCGGCGGGTCGGTGCGGTACTACGCCGTGCCGGTGGTGGTGGACGGTGCGGGCGCCTCGTTCGCGGTGGCCGGTCAGCCAGGCGTGGTGGCGGGTCCGGGCCGGGCCACGACGCCGAAGTCGCCCTACGCGGTCACGGTCCCGCCGGGCAGTGCCCTGTCGTCCACCGTCGAGGAGTTCCTCGCCGCGTATCTGGCGGGGGCCGGTGAGGTGGACCGCTATCTCGCGCCCGGCGTGAAGCCGTCGTTGGTCTCCCCCGTCCCGTACAGCGGCGTCACGGTGCGGCAGGTCTCAGCTGTTGATGAGTCGGCGGCCGGGCGGGTGCCGGCGGATGGCACGAGGGTCCGTGTCCGTGCGGAGGTGGAAGCGGCCGATGCCAGCGGACGATGGCCGCTGGCCTACGAGCTCAGCCTTGCCGCCCGTGCCGGCCGGTGGGAGATCACAGCAACGCGCGCACGGATCGACGGCGCCCGGGACGGGGGTGCCCGGCCGTGA
- a CDS encoding Mucin-2: MVAYHASALDGVARNPTLPTPLLLRLLASDGGGDGPPRHALQRVGLPEPAVTVILAHPNPRARIDFAMSSRAEPAQRARLADDPSPKVRAALAHGPEWHDPRTVVAPLPDVVCARLLDDPDASVRAALLDSPHLAASFVASMATNDDPTARRQAVRAWEILEPGKRSALLADPDPEVRRAAALWECRWDTRVTAELLRDPKSAAEALRRGLLVRADAERCLAERTHLAAVAENPSLPTDLVERLAIDPDEAVRLAVSLRPDLGERRRMAIDFTVGAFARGDVEWVLDGLADPDVLHLAAVSAHPLLRRTAARSPHLPPDLLCRLARTEDLLVEEHLSIHHPDTPEEVLMRVYARLGGTFSAWMAETHPRFPREGLAARYADHPDGNYRRLAVRDPAATPGLIERLSHDSAVWTRQAAVGDPRLPLHRLREALHIPDLASSAGANPALPEDEMAAVLNRAGVPA, from the coding sequence ATGGTCGCGTACCACGCATCCGCGCTGGACGGAGTCGCCCGCAACCCGACGCTGCCGACACCTCTGCTGCTGCGTCTGCTCGCGTCCGACGGCGGCGGTGACGGTCCGCCCCGTCACGCCCTCCAGCGAGTCGGCCTCCCCGAGCCGGCCGTCACGGTGATCCTGGCCCACCCGAACCCGCGCGCCCGAATCGACTTCGCCATGAGCAGCAGGGCCGAGCCTGCACAGCGGGCCCGGCTCGCGGACGATCCCTCCCCCAAGGTGCGGGCCGCTCTGGCGCACGGACCCGAATGGCACGACCCGCGTACGGTGGTCGCGCCGCTGCCCGACGTCGTATGCGCCCGATTGCTCGACGACCCTGATGCTTCCGTACGAGCGGCTCTGCTGGACTCACCTCACCTGGCGGCGTCGTTCGTGGCCTCGATGGCCACGAACGACGATCCGACGGCACGCCGGCAAGCGGTGCGTGCATGGGAGATCCTGGAGCCGGGCAAGCGGTCGGCGCTGCTGGCCGACCCTGACCCCGAGGTACGGCGGGCCGCCGCGCTGTGGGAGTGCCGATGGGACACACGCGTCACCGCCGAACTCCTCCGCGATCCGAAGTCCGCCGCCGAGGCGCTGCGCCGCGGGCTCCTCGTGCGTGCCGACGCCGAACGCTGCCTCGCTGAGCGGACGCATCTGGCTGCCGTCGCCGAGAATCCCTCGCTGCCCACCGACCTCGTCGAGCGGTTGGCCATCGACCCCGACGAGGCCGTAAGGCTCGCGGTTTCCCTCCGGCCCGACCTGGGCGAGAGACGGCGCATGGCGATCGACTTCACGGTGGGGGCCTTCGCCAGGGGAGACGTGGAGTGGGTATTGGACGGGCTTGCCGACCCCGACGTGCTGCACCTGGCCGCGGTCTCCGCCCACCCACTGCTCCGGCGCACCGCCGCCCGGAGCCCCCACCTGCCGCCCGACCTTCTGTGCAGACTCGCCCGCACAGAAGACCTGCTGGTGGAGGAGCACTTGAGCATCCACCACCCCGACACCCCGGAGGAGGTCCTGATGCGGGTGTACGCCCGGCTCGGCGGGACGTTCTCCGCCTGGATGGCGGAGACGCACCCACGCTTTCCCCGCGAGGGCCTTGCCGCGCGCTACGCGGACCACCCGGACGGCAACTACCGTCGGCTGGCTGTCCGGGACCCTGCCGCTACGCCCGGGCTGATCGAACGGCTCAGTCATGACTCCGCGGTCTGGACGCGTCAGGCGGCGGTCGGCGACCCGCGCCTGCCGCTCCACCGGCTGCGCGAGGCCCTCCATATTCCTGATCTGGCCTCCAGCGCGGGTGCCAACCCCGCGCTCCCCGAGGACGAAATGGCTGCCGTCCTGAACCGGGCGGGCGTTCCTGCCTGA
- a CDS encoding DUF4265 domain-containing protein: MENAPFLQDGVAEGDVVRYRTDSDGLYWAVELVSSSGSCTNSTSVPRHTAQPQSPAARQRRVAQWSPNSAPIAHWLRVGWIVLRRVGVRRPRLHNLRVVGTASAPRVDEELRMFCRVGYDGCGGHFGPPFRRDGGDGRQHRGDGDRGEQGQACRA, translated from the coding sequence GTGGAGAACGCCCCGTTCCTCCAGGACGGGGTGGCCGAGGGCGACGTGGTGCGGTACCGCACCGACTCCGACGGGCTGTACTGGGCCGTCGAGCTGGTCAGCTCTTCCGGCAGCTGCACGAATAGCACAAGCGTCCCTCGGCATACCGCGCAACCACAGTCACCAGCCGCACGCCAGCGTCGCGTTGCACAGTGGTCACCGAACTCGGCCCCGATTGCGCATTGGCTTCGGGTTGGGTGGATCGTCCTTAGACGCGTCGGAGTGCGCAGGCCTCGTCTGCACAATCTCCGCGTCGTTGGCACTGCTTCGGCGCCGCGTGTCGACGAAGAACTGCGCATGTTCTGCCGGGTCGGCTACGACGGCTGCGGTGGACATTTTGGCCCGCCTTTTCGACGGGACGGTGGTGATGGGCGTCAGCACCGCGGCGACGGCGATCGTGGTGAGCAGGGCCAGGCATGCAGGGCGTAG
- a CDS encoding acyltransferase family protein — protein sequence MATRTEPAQAPLPERRPELDTIRMLVVIGLVFFHSALVFAADDDFYVKNTETTEAIMIIAGFGVVWAMPLLFLISGLGAWHSLQRRGAGGFAGERLLRLGVPLVFATLALNPLPQWLRLRSADADYNESYLGFLPRFYDVHLEPEEFPFLVQGKHFETGHLWFVVLLLAFSLMLVPLHRWLPRERVRRIGDRVAEATVHRRGVVFLPALAFAAICAFARLEEEYAGWHRWSYLLFFVAGFVLATDDRFRAVMRRDAGTAAWLGALLFAAAGPGFALADEPFTEMTALATVSRALFGAAGWCLVVAIPGLLDRRRLEQPRAAPNPAPTTRRRLYGYLAAAVLPLYVLHQPIVVAVAYFVIGWDAPILVEYTVLVVIALILTLTAYELLVRRTRATRFLFGMRP from the coding sequence ATGGCGACGCGCACAGAACCGGCGCAGGCACCGCTACCGGAGCGGCGGCCGGAGCTGGACACGATCCGGATGCTGGTCGTGATCGGGCTGGTCTTCTTCCACTCGGCGCTCGTCTTCGCTGCCGACGACGACTTCTACGTCAAGAACACCGAGACCACCGAAGCCATCATGATCATCGCCGGGTTCGGGGTCGTCTGGGCTATGCCGCTGCTGTTCCTCATCTCCGGACTCGGTGCCTGGCACTCGCTTCAACGCCGCGGCGCGGGCGGCTTCGCCGGCGAGCGGTTGCTGCGGCTCGGCGTTCCGCTGGTCTTCGCGACCCTCGCGCTGAACCCGTTGCCGCAGTGGCTGCGGCTGCGCTCGGCCGACGCCGACTACAACGAGTCGTACCTCGGCTTCCTGCCCCGCTTCTACGACGTGCACCTGGAGCCCGAAGAGTTCCCCTTCCTCGTCCAGGGCAAGCACTTCGAGACCGGCCATCTTTGGTTCGTCGTGCTCCTCCTGGCGTTCTCCCTCATGCTGGTGCCGCTCCACCGGTGGTTGCCGCGCGAGCGCGTCCGCCGCATCGGCGACCGGGTGGCGGAGGCGACCGTGCATCGGCGGGGCGTCGTGTTCCTGCCAGCCCTCGCCTTCGCGGCGATCTGTGCCTTCGCACGGCTGGAGGAGGAGTACGCGGGCTGGCACCGCTGGTCGTACCTGCTGTTTTTCGTGGCTGGATTTGTGCTCGCCACCGACGACCGCTTCCGCGCCGTGATGCGCCGCGACGCCGGGACCGCAGCCTGGCTCGGCGCCCTGCTGTTCGCGGCAGCCGGCCCCGGCTTTGCCCTGGCCGACGAGCCCTTCACTGAGATGACCGCCCTGGCCACCGTCTCAAGGGCGCTGTTCGGTGCGGCTGGATGGTGCCTGGTGGTCGCCATCCCAGGTCTCCTCGACCGTCGGCGGCTAGAGCAACCGCGTGCGGCGCCGAACCCGGCCCCGACGACACGTCGGCGCCTTTATGGCTATCTTGCCGCAGCCGTGCTGCCGCTGTACGTCCTGCACCAGCCGATCGTGGTCGCCGTTGCATACTTCGTGATCGGTTGGGATGCGCCGATCCTAGTTGAGTACACCGTGCTCGTGGTGATCGCTCTCATCCTCACCCTCACCGCGTATGAGCTGCTGGTCCGCCGTACGCGGGCGACCCGCTTCCTGTTCGGGATGCGACCCTAG